One stretch of Marinobacterium iners DNA includes these proteins:
- a CDS encoding tyrosine-type recombinase/integrase, with amino-acid sequence MSENGIDAEHLNPPWNKGKLLGQKRPLKLKEIWGIRIRLELAGKTRDLAMFNLAIDSKLRGCDLMNLKVKDISHGTTIQSRAIIIQQKTGKPVQFEITEETRKSLRDWISYKRLTSNDFLFPSRVVSNHPITTRQYARIVDQWVTSVGLDVCDYGTHTMRRTKPTLIYRRTHDLRAVQLLLGHSKLDSTVRYLGVELDDALVLAEQTDV; translated from the coding sequence ATGAGCGAAAACGGTATTGATGCAGAGCATCTGAACCCACCCTGGAACAAGGGTAAACTGTTAGGCCAAAAGCGCCCTCTGAAACTTAAAGAGATTTGGGGCATTCGCATTCGTCTTGAACTTGCCGGCAAAACTCGTGACCTGGCGATGTTTAACCTCGCGATCGATAGTAAGCTGCGCGGCTGTGACTTGATGAACCTCAAAGTAAAAGATATCAGCCACGGTACAACGATCCAGAGTAGAGCCATCATCATCCAACAGAAAACTGGTAAGCCAGTACAGTTCGAAATCACGGAGGAGACCCGAAAGTCTCTACGTGATTGGATCAGCTACAAACGGCTAACTAGCAATGACTTTCTGTTCCCCAGCAGGGTCGTTTCCAACCATCCTATCACTACACGGCAATATGCCCGGATAGTTGATCAGTGGGTTACAAGTGTTGGTCTGGATGTCTGTGACTATGGGACACACACAATGAGAAGGACCAAGCCGACTCTAATATACAGACGTACGCATGACCTGAGAGCAGTCCAGCTACTACTCGGTCATTCGAAGCTGGATAGCACTGTCCGCTATTTGGGAGTGGAGTTGGATGACGCCCTCGTATTGGCCGAACAAACTGATGTTTAA
- a CDS encoding cation transporter, which produces MSDLDHKPGVKEVNLVSHRLKLADVSGQAATTLVDEIDQLFGMDQVSYDARTSSLSFAYDATHCSLDKVEEVIRQQGARLDNGWWNRMKRSYYRFVDQNIKDNEAHEPHCCNKAPRR; this is translated from the coding sequence ATGAGTGATCTTGACCATAAGCCCGGGGTGAAGGAAGTGAACCTGGTCAGTCACCGGCTCAAGCTGGCCGATGTCAGTGGACAGGCCGCGACGACCCTGGTCGACGAGATTGACCAGCTGTTCGGCATGGACCAGGTGAGCTATGACGCCAGGACATCCAGCCTGTCTTTCGCCTACGATGCGACGCACTGCAGCCTGGACAAGGTGGAAGAGGTCATCCGGCAGCAGGGGGCCAGGCTTGATAATGGCTGGTGGAACCGGATGAAGCGCAGTTACTATCGCTTTGTCGACCAGAACATTAAGGACAACGAGGCCCACGAACCGCACTGTTGCAACAAGGCTCCGCGCAGGTAG
- a CDS encoding cupredoxin domain-containing protein — translation MMVINLFGLLLIALIVWWFWLYREPATALAAGEITIEVQDGVYAPAHIRIQAGQRAQLNFLRKDPSPCASVVVFKDFGISEELPLNKTRTVALPPLQPGRYPFTCQMQMYRGEVIVE, via the coding sequence ATGATGGTGATTAATCTGTTTGGGCTGCTGTTGATTGCGCTGATCGTCTGGTGGTTCTGGCTGTACCGGGAGCCGGCCACGGCGCTGGCCGCCGGCGAGATTACGATTGAAGTACAGGACGGCGTTTACGCGCCCGCGCATATCCGCATTCAGGCGGGGCAGCGCGCCCAGCTCAATTTTCTGCGTAAGGATCCCTCACCTTGCGCCAGTGTGGTGGTGTTCAAGGACTTTGGCATCAGTGAGGAGCTGCCGCTGAACAAGACCCGGACGGTGGCATTGCCACCGCTGCAACCGGGCCGCTATCCCTTTACCTGCCAGATGCAGATGTACAGGGGTGAAGTGATTGTGGAGTAA
- a CDS encoding heavy metal translocating P-type ATPase, with the protein MHEAKQHTEHCHHEAAGSAAGHDSSPHELLIEGAGCASCVGKIEAALQKVPGVNSAEMNFAQRSVSVVGDVSDQALIAAVEAAGYGARVAQSESAEELLSEKEQADQAYYKRLIREMVIALGLGVPLMIYGLFIGEMTVVTTGERIGWLLVGLATLAVMLFSGRHFYVGAWKSFRNHSANMDTLIALGTGTAWLYSMVVVFFPQLVPEMARHVYFEATAMIIGLIDMGLALEIRARGRTSEAIKRLIGLQAKTARVLRDGQEIDIPIEQVQQDDQVRVRPGEKIPVDGVVLDGHSSVDESMLTGEPMPVEKAADDEVVGGTLNKSGSLLFRATRVGKDTALARIISMVKQAQNSKPPIGRLADVISGYFVPTIMILAVISALAWLNFGPEPAVAFAIVSATTVLIIACPCALGLATPMSVMVGVGKAAEAGVLIRNGQALQTASKITAMILDKTGTITEGTPKVTEVIPFEGAEEAEVLRLAATLEQGSEHPLAQAIVESALEREVKPGRVEGFNAIAGHGVEGQVDGQMLLFGNEKLMRDRGISIEAHLEQAQQLAAQARTPMYLAVDNRLLALIAVADPIKQDSVAAIRRLQKDGIRVVMLTGDNRDTARAVAEQVGIDEFFAEVLPEDKSGKVAELQQRGEIVGMTGDGINDAPALALADVGFAIGTGTDVAIESADVTLMRGSLHGLADAIAVSRATLRNIRQNLFGAFIYNVAGVPVAAGLLYPFVGVLLSPVIAGAAMAFSSLTVVTNANRLRLFKPQEH; encoded by the coding sequence ATGCATGAAGCGAAACAGCACACAGAGCATTGCCATCATGAGGCGGCTGGATCTGCAGCGGGTCATGACAGTAGTCCGCACGAACTGCTGATCGAAGGTGCCGGGTGCGCTAGTTGTGTCGGCAAGATTGAGGCGGCACTGCAGAAGGTACCGGGTGTGAACAGTGCCGAGATGAACTTTGCCCAGCGCAGCGTCAGCGTCGTTGGCGATGTGTCCGATCAGGCGTTGATCGCGGCGGTGGAAGCGGCCGGCTATGGCGCCAGGGTGGCGCAGAGCGAGTCGGCAGAAGAACTGCTCAGCGAGAAGGAGCAGGCAGACCAGGCGTACTACAAGCGCCTGATCCGCGAGATGGTGATCGCCCTGGGTTTGGGCGTGCCGTTGATGATTTACGGCCTGTTCATTGGCGAGATGACGGTTGTAACGACCGGAGAGCGCATCGGCTGGTTGCTGGTGGGGCTGGCGACGCTGGCGGTGATGCTGTTTTCCGGTCGACATTTCTATGTCGGTGCCTGGAAGTCGTTTCGTAATCACAGTGCCAACATGGATACCCTGATCGCGCTGGGTACCGGAACGGCCTGGCTGTATTCAATGGTGGTGGTGTTCTTCCCGCAGTTGGTGCCCGAGATGGCACGGCATGTCTATTTCGAAGCCACCGCGATGATCATCGGTCTGATTGACATGGGGCTGGCACTGGAGATTCGTGCCCGCGGCCGCACCTCGGAAGCGATCAAGCGCCTGATCGGGCTCCAGGCCAAGACGGCCAGAGTGCTGCGCGACGGTCAGGAGATCGACATCCCGATTGAGCAGGTTCAGCAAGACGACCAGGTCAGGGTCAGGCCCGGTGAAAAGATTCCCGTCGATGGCGTAGTGCTGGACGGACATTCGTCGGTAGACGAGTCCATGCTGACCGGTGAGCCGATGCCGGTGGAAAAGGCAGCGGATGACGAGGTAGTTGGCGGTACCCTCAACAAGTCGGGATCGCTGCTGTTCCGCGCCACCCGCGTCGGCAAGGATACCGCGCTCGCCAGGATCATTTCGATGGTCAAGCAGGCGCAGAACTCCAAGCCGCCCATCGGGCGACTGGCCGATGTGATTTCCGGCTACTTCGTGCCGACGATCATGATCCTTGCCGTGATCAGTGCCTTGGCCTGGCTCAATTTCGGCCCTGAGCCGGCGGTTGCCTTCGCCATCGTGTCGGCGACCACCGTATTGATCATCGCCTGTCCCTGCGCACTGGGGCTGGCGACGCCGATGTCGGTCATGGTCGGTGTGGGCAAGGCGGCGGAAGCCGGGGTACTGATTCGCAACGGCCAGGCGCTGCAGACGGCGTCGAAGATTACCGCGATGATTCTGGACAAGACCGGCACCATCACCGAGGGCACACCGAAAGTGACCGAGGTGATCCCCTTCGAGGGGGCTGAAGAAGCGGAGGTGCTGCGGCTGGCGGCAACGCTGGAGCAGGGTTCCGAGCATCCGCTGGCACAGGCGATTGTTGAGTCGGCACTGGAGCGGGAGGTCAAGCCGGGTCGTGTCGAAGGGTTCAACGCCATTGCCGGTCACGGTGTGGAAGGTCAGGTCGATGGTCAGATGCTGCTGTTCGGCAATGAAAAGCTGATGCGTGACCGGGGTATATCCATTGAGGCGCACCTTGAGCAGGCTCAGCAGCTGGCAGCGCAGGCGCGCACGCCGATGTACTTGGCGGTGGATAACCGGCTGCTGGCGCTGATCGCCGTGGCTGACCCGATCAAACAGGATTCGGTCGCCGCCATCAGGCGGTTGCAGAAGGACGGTATCCGTGTGGTCATGCTTACCGGCGACAACCGGGATACGGCCAGGGCTGTGGCCGAGCAGGTCGGCATCGACGAGTTCTTTGCCGAGGTACTGCCGGAGGACAAGTCCGGCAAGGTTGCCGAATTGCAGCAGCGGGGCGAGATCGTGGGCATGACCGGTGACGGCATCAATGATGCGCCGGCGCTTGCGCTGGCGGATGTAGGCTTTGCCATCGGTACCGGGACCGATGTGGCGATCGAGAGTGCCGATGTCACCCTGATGCGTGGATCGCTGCACGGCCTGGCCGACGCCATTGCGGTCAGTCGGGCAACGCTGCGCAATATCCGCCAGAATCTGTTCGGCGCATTTATCTACAACGTGGCCGGTGTGCCGGTGGCGGCGGGTCTGCTGTACCCCTTCGTCGGCGTGCTGCTGAGCCCGGTCATTGCCGGTGCGGCCATGGCGTTCTCGTCCTTGACGGTGGTGACCAATGCCAACCGTTTGCGCCTGTTCAAGCCACAGGAACACTGA
- a CDS encoding cupredoxin domain-containing protein, whose amino-acid sequence MTIIKPTVLALCLSTIPAFAVANATHEISHAAKEPNIGQAGIATKTTRTVEITLKDNYFDTETITVQAGETIRFVLKNEGGLLHEFNIGTSHMHEGHQTEMLKMMQHGMLTVTGMNHDMAGMDHGSMPEMEGMAHNDPNSILVNPGETRELTWTFSGDAELEFACNMPGHYQAGMVGEFKHEA is encoded by the coding sequence ATGACTATCATCAAACCAACCGTGCTGGCCCTGTGTCTGTCCACAATTCCCGCTTTTGCAGTTGCCAATGCGACTCATGAAATCAGCCATGCAGCTAAAGAACCGAATATCGGTCAGGCCGGTATTGCAACCAAGACCACCCGCACCGTCGAGATAACCCTGAAAGACAACTATTTCGACACCGAGACGATCACCGTACAAGCCGGCGAGACTATCCGTTTTGTGCTGAAAAACGAGGGTGGCCTGTTGCATGAGTTCAATATAGGCACGTCGCATATGCACGAAGGACATCAGACCGAAATGCTCAAGATGATGCAGCACGGCATGCTGACAGTGACCGGCATGAACCATGATATGGCTGGGATGGACCACGGCTCAATGCCCGAAATGGAGGGCATGGCGCACAATGATCCGAACAGCATACTGGTCAACCCCGGTGAGACCAGAGAGTTGACCTGGACCTTCTCGGGTGATGCCGAACTGGAGTTTGCCTGCAATATGCCGGGCCATTACCAGGCTGGAATGGTCGGCGAATTCAAGCACGAAGCTTGA
- a CDS encoding copper resistance system multicopper oxidase, translated as MRLSNTARGLIALAALMPLGALAGTYNLTIDHQPMTIDGKAKTAMTINGGIPGPTLHFQEGEEVTINVTNKLDVDSSIHWHGLLLPYTEDGVPGISFDGIKPGETYTYRFPIKQAGTYWYHSHSGFQEQEGIYGPIVIEPANREPFKFDREYVVMLSDWSAETGNQIFSNLKGQSDYYNYNQQTVGSFIEDAKAKGFGTALKERLAWGGMRMMPTDISDVSGYSFLVNGKSTDDNWTGLFQPGERVRLRFINGSAMSYFDIRIPGLKMTVVQADGNNVQPVTVDEFRMAVAETYDVIIQPKEEHAYSILAESIDRSGFARGTLAPREGLAGEIPKLRERPLLTMADMSMAGMGEMDHSSMPDMDKGNMRDMDHSNMAGMDHSQMTAVAPNNDYAPGSGLTPSAADGGKFLVYGDLKAMTPYVDYRAPDREIELRLTGNMERYFWSINGTKYSEAEPIRLTYGERVRIKFVNDTMMNHPMHLHGMWMQLDKGNGRFNPLKHVVNVAPNTTLTVDVPVDALGEWAFHCHLMYHMASGMFRKVIVEPPVAQSAAL; from the coding sequence ATGCGACTCAGTAATACGGCTAGAGGGCTGATCGCCCTCGCGGCGCTTATGCCGCTCGGTGCCCTGGCCGGCACTTACAACCTGACAATCGATCATCAACCGATGACGATTGACGGCAAGGCCAAAACCGCAATGACCATCAACGGCGGCATCCCTGGCCCCACGCTGCACTTCCAAGAGGGTGAAGAGGTTACAATCAACGTAACCAACAAGCTTGATGTCGACAGCTCTATCCACTGGCACGGCCTGCTGTTGCCCTACACAGAAGATGGCGTACCGGGTATCAGTTTCGACGGCATAAAGCCGGGTGAAACCTACACCTACCGTTTCCCGATCAAGCAGGCTGGCACCTACTGGTACCACAGTCACTCCGGTTTTCAGGAGCAGGAAGGTATCTACGGACCGATCGTCATCGAACCGGCAAACCGCGAGCCGTTCAAATTCGACCGGGAATATGTGGTGATGCTGTCGGATTGGTCGGCTGAAACCGGCAACCAGATTTTTTCCAACCTCAAGGGCCAGAGTGACTATTACAACTACAACCAGCAGACGGTCGGCAGCTTTATCGAGGATGCGAAAGCCAAGGGCTTCGGCACGGCCCTGAAGGAACGTCTGGCCTGGGGCGGCATGCGCATGATGCCCACTGACATTAGCGACGTGTCCGGTTACAGCTTCCTGGTCAACGGCAAGTCGACCGATGACAACTGGACCGGTCTGTTCCAGCCGGGTGAGCGAGTGCGACTTCGTTTTATCAACGGCTCGGCGATGAGCTACTTCGATATCCGCATCCCCGGTTTGAAGATGACAGTGGTACAAGCCGATGGTAACAACGTGCAGCCGGTGACTGTGGACGAATTTCGCATGGCGGTCGCCGAAACCTACGATGTGATCATACAGCCGAAGGAAGAACACGCCTATTCGATTCTGGCCGAGTCGATCGACCGCTCGGGATTTGCCCGCGGCACTCTGGCCCCGCGCGAAGGGTTGGCCGGCGAGATTCCCAAGCTGCGGGAGCGCCCGCTGCTGACGATGGCCGATATGAGCATGGCAGGCATGGGAGAGATGGATCATTCCAGTATGCCGGACATGGATAAAGGCAATATGAGGGATATGGATCATTCCAATATGGCGGGCATGGATCACTCACAGATGACAGCTGTCGCGCCGAACAATGACTATGCACCGGGTAGCGGCCTGACCCCCTCCGCCGCCGATGGCGGCAAGTTCCTGGTCTATGGCGATCTCAAGGCGATGACTCCCTACGTCGACTACCGCGCGCCGGACCGCGAGATCGAGCTGCGCCTGACCGGCAACATGGAACGCTATTTCTGGTCGATTAACGGCACCAAGTACTCTGAAGCCGAGCCAATACGGCTGACCTACGGCGAACGGGTACGGATAAAATTCGTCAACGACACCATGATGAACCACCCGATGCACCTACACGGCATGTGGATGCAGCTCGACAAGGGCAACGGCCGGTTCAATCCGCTGAAGCATGTCGTTAATGTCGCACCGAACACCACACTGACGGTGGATGTGCCAGTCGATGCTCTCGGCGAGTGGGCATTCCATTGCCACCTGATGTACCACATGGCGTCGGGTATGTTCCGCAAGGTAATAGTGGAACCGCCAGTCGCTCAGTCTGCCGCACTGTAA
- a CDS encoding copper resistance protein B, translating into MTFKMTYRAPVGVALTVLALGLTATANAASADDAFMTKVMLDRFELRELDNNDKLAFWEGQVNVRNDYQGLAFKTNGERAKGGPTESAEYQLLYQRLISDFFDAQFGIRYDNQPGPSRTYAVAGVQGLAPYFFEVDANLFLSDEGDTSARLEAEYDLLLTQRLILQPAAEINVAFSDDEKIGIGTGLSSAELGLRLRYELNRKFTPYLGVQWERKFGNTADYARNEGEDIESTAFVLGISAWF; encoded by the coding sequence ATGACTTTTAAGATGACTTATCGGGCGCCCGTGGGAGTTGCGTTGACGGTACTGGCGCTTGGGCTCACTGCAACCGCTAACGCCGCCAGTGCTGACGACGCATTCATGACCAAGGTCATGCTGGATCGCTTCGAGCTGCGCGAACTGGACAACAACGATAAATTGGCCTTCTGGGAAGGTCAGGTCAACGTTCGCAACGATTATCAGGGGCTGGCGTTCAAGACCAACGGCGAGCGCGCCAAAGGTGGCCCCACCGAAAGCGCCGAGTATCAGCTGCTCTATCAACGACTGATTTCAGACTTTTTCGACGCCCAGTTCGGCATCCGTTACGACAATCAGCCGGGACCCTCCCGAACCTATGCGGTTGCCGGAGTGCAGGGACTTGCGCCCTATTTCTTCGAGGTTGATGCCAACCTGTTCCTGAGCGATGAAGGCGATACGTCGGCCCGGCTTGAGGCAGAATATGACCTGCTGCTGACCCAACGGCTGATCCTGCAGCCGGCGGCCGAGATCAACGTCGCCTTCAGCGACGACGAGAAGATCGGTATCGGTACAGGCTTGAGTTCGGCCGAGTTGGGACTGCGGCTGCGCTACGAGCTGAATCGCAAGTTCACCCCCTATCTCGGCGTTCAGTGGGAACGGAAGTTCGGCAACACCGCCGATTATGCTCGCAATGAAGGTGAGGATATCGAGTCAACCGCATTCGTGCTGGGTATCAGCGCCTGGTTCTGA